A window of Polaribacter litorisediminis contains these coding sequences:
- the gldD gene encoding gliding motility lipoprotein GldD, translating to MRSILILIILFMFISCKEAVLPKPAAYLSLEYPKKEYKKLAVKRPYSFDVLKTTTIVDEDNNWLKITYPNLKASIDITYRPVENNLKELLTEAEKLVFKHAVKAAQIIPKDFTNAKKRTFGTLYEITGNAASHLQFHVTDSTNNFIKGSLYFYAKPNYDSILPAVAYIKNDVLQLIETLAWK from the coding sequence ATGCGTAGTATTCTTATTCTGATTATCCTTTTTATGTTTATTTCTTGTAAGGAGGCAGTGCTGCCAAAACCTGCTGCTTATTTAAGTTTAGAATATCCTAAAAAAGAATATAAAAAACTCGCTGTAAAAAGACCTTATTCTTTTGATGTTTTAAAAACGACCACAATTGTTGATGAAGATAATAATTGGTTAAAGATAACCTATCCTAATTTAAAAGCTTCAATAGACATTACTTACCGACCTGTAGAAAATAACCTTAAAGAATTATTAACAGAAGCCGAAAAACTAGTCTTTAAACATGCTGTAAAAGCAGCACAAATTATTCCGAAAGACTTTACTAATGCTAAAAAAAGAACTTTTGGTACACTTTATGAAATTACAGGAAATGCCGCTTCTCATCTTCAATTTCATGTTACCGATAGTACAAATAACTTTATAAAAGGTTCTTTGTATTTTTACGCTAAACCTAATTACGATTCTATTTTACCTGCCGTAGCTTATATTAAAAATGATGTTCTGCAACTTATTGAAACTTTAGCGTGGAAGTAA
- a CDS encoding MutS-related protein yields the protein MKNPLEFYSEQKIELEKEVALFKKKLFNLGVFRLAVFLITCFLMYLTFGTYPEVLIIAFLGILLFSFLVVKFINLKRKKDIVEAKLQINTTEIKVLHRDFHHLDAGQEFVNPAHFYSNDIDLFGVGSFFQYANRTATIDGKTELANILTENKIDEISEKQEAIKELSEKIKWRQHFSALANLVTVKTKTVFITEWILKYTSVFPKIVSTIQIAFSIISLVLITLISFGFISFTFIVIWFFMGLFITAIFVKKTSNLYTETDKVRGVFKQYHPLLNEIESEHFSSKKLLQHQKVIQSEDKKASIIFKEFSKILDAFDQRNNMIIAVLGNGFFLSEIYNARRVEKWIAKYKHTAEKWFQVVAYFDAQNSLANFHFNHPKFIFPEISSEKQVVQASNLGHPLLNADKRVDNDFRIDEEQFFIVTGANMAGKSTFLRTVSLSIVMANCGLPVCAERFKYSPIKLITSMRTTDSLTEDESYFYSELKRLKFIVDKIDPEKSEEKYFIILDEILKGTNSKDKAIGSKKFVEKLTKSKSTGIIATHDVSLCELENEFSTIKNYYFDAEIINDELHFDYTLKNGICKNMNASFLLKKMEIV from the coding sequence ATGAAAAATCCTTTAGAATTTTATTCAGAACAAAAAATTGAATTAGAGAAAGAAGTCGCACTTTTTAAGAAGAAACTTTTCAATTTGGGAGTGTTTCGATTGGCTGTTTTTTTGATTACTTGTTTTCTGATGTACCTAACTTTTGGAACCTATCCAGAGGTCTTAATCATTGCTTTTTTAGGAATTTTACTTTTTTCATTTTTAGTAGTAAAATTCATCAACCTAAAAAGAAAAAAAGATATTGTTGAGGCAAAACTACAGATCAATACTACCGAGATTAAAGTTTTACATAGAGATTTTCATCATTTAGATGCCGGTCAAGAATTTGTGAATCCTGCTCATTTTTATAGCAATGATATCGATTTATTTGGGGTAGGTTCATTTTTTCAATATGCCAATAGAACAGCAACCATTGATGGTAAAACGGAATTGGCAAATATACTTACTGAGAATAAAATAGACGAAATTTCAGAAAAACAAGAAGCAATTAAAGAGCTTTCAGAAAAAATAAAATGGCGTCAGCATTTTTCCGCTTTAGCAAATTTAGTGACCGTTAAAACGAAAACAGTATTTATTACTGAATGGATTTTAAAGTATACATCAGTTTTTCCTAAAATAGTATCAACGATTCAAATTGCATTTTCTATAATTTCTTTGGTTTTAATTACCTTAATTTCTTTCGGATTCATTTCATTTACCTTTATCGTTATTTGGTTTTTTATGGGGCTTTTCATAACGGCAATATTTGTAAAAAAGACCAGTAATTTATACACGGAAACAGATAAAGTAAGAGGTGTTTTTAAGCAATATCATCCACTATTAAATGAAATTGAGTCAGAACATTTTTCTTCAAAAAAATTACTACAGCACCAAAAAGTTATTCAATCCGAAGACAAGAAAGCATCCATAATTTTCAAAGAGTTTTCAAAAATATTAGATGCTTTTGATCAACGAAATAATATGATTATTGCTGTTTTAGGGAATGGTTTTTTTCTGTCTGAAATTTATAATGCACGTAGGGTAGAGAAATGGATTGCTAAATACAAGCACACTGCAGAAAAATGGTTTCAAGTAGTGGCGTATTTTGACGCTCAAAATTCGTTGGCAAATTTTCATTTTAATCATCCTAAATTTATTTTTCCAGAAATAAGCTCAGAAAAACAGGTTGTACAAGCTAGTAATTTAGGGCATCCATTATTAAATGCTGATAAAAGAGTAGATAATGATTTTAGGATTGATGAAGAACAATTTTTTATAGTAACAGGCGCAAATATGGCAGGAAAAAGCACCTTTTTAAGAACCGTTTCTTTGTCTATTGTTATGGCGAATTGTGGTTTGCCAGTTTGTGCAGAACGTTTTAAATATTCGCCAATAAAACTAATCACCAGCATGCGAACTACAGATTCCTTAACGGAAGACGAATCGTATTTTTATTCAGAATTAAAGCGTTTAAAATTTATTGTTGATAAAATTGATCCTGAAAAATCTGAAGAAAAATATTTTATAATTCTCGACGAAATTTTAAAAGGAACCAATAGCAAAGATAAAGCCATTGGCTCTAAAAAGTTTGTCGAAAAATTGACCAAATCGAAATCCACAGGAATTATTGCTACACATGATGTGAGTTTGTGCGAATTAGAAAACGAATTTTCTACGATTAAAAATTACTATTTTGATGCGGAAATTATCAATGACGAATTGCATTTTGATTATACCTTAAAAAATGGAATTTGTAAAAATATGAATGCTAGTTTTTTGTTGAAAAAAATGGAGATTGTTTAA
- a CDS encoding HesA/MoeB/ThiF family protein: MDKNKLFKRQITLSEIGEVGQQKLQNASVLVVGCGGLGSPIAVHLAASGIGKIHLVDFDRVDISNLHRQVFYALEDVGKPKVEVLSHFIKQRAPFTEISFTNKSMTKENVFQLIENFDLVIDGTDSLPTKYLLNDACVIRNKPLVYGSLYKFDGYVTSFNVLQKDGSYSSNLRDAFPEMATDIPNCEEAGTLNSIVGMIATQQVNEVLKLILGVGKPLTNQLLIYNSLENTQLKMRLKPIILKEKITKIFNTQTYIDAACAYQNPDWQIAPEDLKLKLGDKNLLIIAVLKDLKLPFEVQKTIHITKFDAEKIEVDFSKTYIMVCQRGFNSYKATEKLKKKYPTLEVLSLTGGISSYK, translated from the coding sequence ATGGACAAAAATAAGCTTTTTAAACGTCAAATTACTTTGTCAGAAATTGGTGAAGTTGGGCAGCAAAAATTGCAAAACGCTTCTGTTTTAGTGGTGGGTTGCGGTGGTTTAGGAAGTCCGATTGCAGTTCATTTGGCCGCAAGCGGAATTGGAAAGATTCATTTGGTAGATTTTGATAGGGTAGATATTTCTAATTTACATCGACAAGTTTTTTATGCTTTGGAAGATGTGGGGAAACCCAAAGTAGAGGTCTTATCACACTTTATAAAACAAAGAGCCCCTTTTACAGAAATTAGTTTTACCAACAAGTCGATGACGAAAGAGAATGTTTTTCAGTTGATTGAAAACTTTGATCTTGTGATTGACGGAACCGATTCTTTACCAACAAAATATTTGTTAAACGATGCTTGTGTCATTAGAAATAAACCACTGGTTTATGGTTCTTTATATAAGTTTGATGGGTATGTTACCTCATTTAATGTATTACAAAAAGACGGAAGTTATTCTAGTAATTTAAGAGATGCTTTCCCAGAAATGGCAACAGATATTCCTAATTGTGAGGAAGCAGGAACGTTAAATTCTATTGTTGGCATGATTGCGACACAGCAAGTAAATGAGGTTTTAAAATTGATTCTTGGGGTAGGAAAACCGTTAACAAATCAATTATTGATTTATAATTCGCTTGAGAATACACAATTAAAAATGAGGTTAAAACCTATTATTTTAAAAGAAAAAATTACTAAAATATTTAATACTCAAACTTATATAGATGCTGCTTGTGCCTATCAAAATCCAGATTGGCAAATAGCTCCTGAAGATTTAAAATTAAAATTAGGCGATAAAAATCTTTTAATTATAGCGGTTTTAAAGGATTTAAAATTGCCTTTTGAAGTTCAAAAAACAATTCATATCACTAAATTTGACGCAGAAAAAATAGAAGTCGATTTTAGTAAAACATACATTATGGTTTGTCAAAGAGGATTTAATAGTTACAAAGCAACAGAAAAGCTGAAAAAGAAATATCCAACATTAGAAGTTTTAAGTTTAACTGGCGGAATTTCTAGCTACAAATAA
- a CDS encoding NTP transferase domain-containing protein: protein MKKHSKHTNLERRNNDNFAPNEIAILGTNCNTISELVKEVSAKLSQYKLGYFDASHAKNVDKNRLSEFVFHHEGNLQITSSGIINKFQQRIGFAQLDYLFINGNHYQGAKQILILDETKEASVLKRLAQLDNIQFVIKLKKDIQFFDFLVDTYPNIKNKRCYTIDEVDKIANHIDHLIQEKIAPVKGLVLVGGKSTRMGTDKSKLNYFGKPQKEFAKELLENNNLKTFYSVQSDSEKENEISDKFYNLGPFGGICSAFQKDLNAAWFVLATDVPFVSAKIVQLLLQHRNPSKVATAIKGKNKEFVEPLITIYEPKAYPILLQYLAQGYSCPRKMLINSDVEIVEIEDDFIRNINTPEEFEIAKKEITNN, encoded by the coding sequence ATGAAAAAACATAGTAAACATACAAATTTAGAAAGACGAAATAACGATAATTTTGCACCCAATGAAATTGCGATTTTAGGGACAAATTGCAATACTATTTCTGAATTAGTAAAAGAGGTTTCAGCGAAATTATCACAATATAAATTGGGTTATTTTGATGCTTCTCATGCAAAAAATGTGGATAAAAATAGGTTGTCAGAATTCGTGTTTCATCACGAAGGAAATCTACAAATAACCTCTTCTGGAATCATCAATAAATTTCAACAACGTATAGGTTTTGCACAATTAGATTATCTTTTTATCAACGGAAATCATTACCAAGGAGCAAAACAAATTTTGATTTTAGATGAAACTAAAGAAGCTTCTGTGTTGAAGCGGTTGGCACAATTAGACAACATTCAGTTTGTTATCAAATTGAAAAAAGACATTCAGTTTTTTGACTTTTTAGTAGATACATATCCAAATATTAAAAATAAGAGGTGCTATACAATTGATGAGGTTGATAAAATAGCAAATCATATTGATCATCTTATTCAAGAAAAAATTGCACCTGTAAAAGGGTTGGTTTTGGTGGGCGGTAAAAGTACCAGAATGGGAACAGATAAATCTAAATTGAATTATTTTGGAAAACCTCAAAAAGAGTTTGCAAAAGAATTGTTAGAAAATAATAACCTTAAAACGTTTTATTCTGTCCAAAGTGATTCAGAAAAAGAAAATGAAATTTCAGACAAGTTCTATAATTTAGGTCCTTTTGGCGGAATTTGTTCTGCTTTTCAAAAAGATCTAAATGCTGCCTGGTTTGTGTTGGCCACAGATGTTCCTTTTGTAAGTGCTAAAATTGTTCAGTTACTTTTACAGCATAGAAATCCGAGTAAAGTTGCCACTGCAATTAAAGGAAAAAATAAAGAATTTGTTGAGCCATTAATTACTATTTATGAGCCAAAAGCATATCCTATTTTATTGCAGTATTTGGCACAAGGTTATTCTTGTCCGCGTAAAATGTTAATTAATTCTGATGTTGAAATTGTTGAAATTGAGGACGATTTTATTAGAAATATAAATACTCCAGAAGAATTTGAAATTGCTAAAAAGGAGATTACAAATAATTAA
- the moaC gene encoding cyclic pyranopterin monophosphate synthase MoaC, with protein MSDFTHINKKHNPKMVNVSEKKITKRTAIAKATMFLGEEVISHFTKDELMTKKGPVFQTAIIAGIQAVKKTSELIPMCHPLLINGVDIDINVIDSEHVEVFCKVTIEGKTGVEMEALTGVNITCLTMYDMCKSISQKMVIKEVKLLEKTGGKSDIKN; from the coding sequence ATGAGCGATTTTACCCACATAAATAAAAAACACAATCCTAAGATGGTCAATGTTTCTGAAAAGAAAATTACCAAAAGAACAGCCATTGCAAAAGCAACCATGTTTTTAGGAGAGGAAGTAATTTCTCATTTTACAAAAGACGAATTGATGACCAAAAAAGGACCTGTTTTTCAAACGGCAATTATTGCGGGAATTCAAGCAGTGAAAAAAACATCTGAATTGATACCTATGTGCCATCCTTTATTGATTAACGGTGTAGATATTGATATCAATGTTATAGATTCAGAGCATGTAGAGGTCTTTTGTAAAGTGACGATTGAAGGAAAAACAGGCGTAGAAATGGAAGCGTTAACTGGCGTTAATATTACGTGTTTAACCATGTATGATATGTGCAAAAGCATCAGCCAGAAAATGGTTATCAAAGAAGTAAAGTTATTAGAAAAAACCGGAGGGAAATCTGATATTAAAAATTAA
- a CDS encoding molybdopterin molybdotransferase MoeA: MISVAQALETVLNATQDFGVEEIPFLKSVGKILKEEISADRDFPPFNRVSMDGIAIDFPQFKEGRRSFQIEGIQAAGSPQITLQNSENCIEVMTGAVLPKNTNTVIRYEDISIENGFAILHIDAVNDGQNIHVKGKDGKQGTVLIQKNTKISAAEIGVLATVGKSFVKVAKQPKVMIISTGDELVAVDEIPLAHQIRRSNVFTLVSLLERLNITAETAHITDDKPLLKSKIENYLQEYDVLLFSGAVSKGKFDFLPEVFEELQVEKRFHKVAQRPGKPFWFGSTASLSKNEQHGYQHEKKQTIVFGFPGNPISTFVNCLVYFYPWYFKSVGVEHQKETAILGEDVSFKPSLTYFLQVRLVYKFGHLVAFPISGNGSGDLASLVKSDAFIQLPSDQSDFKKGENYSIIRYR, translated from the coding sequence ATGATTTCAGTAGCACAAGCTTTAGAAACTGTTTTAAATGCAACTCAAGATTTTGGAGTTGAAGAAATTCCGTTTTTAAAATCTGTTGGTAAAATTTTAAAAGAAGAAATCTCGGCAGATAGAGATTTTCCGCCATTTAATAGAGTTTCTATGGATGGTATTGCAATTGATTTCCCTCAATTTAAAGAAGGTAGAAGGAGCTTTCAAATAGAAGGAATTCAAGCAGCAGGAAGTCCACAAATTACACTTCAAAATTCAGAAAATTGTATCGAAGTAATGACGGGAGCGGTTTTGCCAAAAAACACAAATACGGTTATTAGATATGAAGACATTTCTATTGAAAACGGATTTGCAATCCTTCATATTGATGCTGTAAATGACGGACAAAATATTCATGTAAAAGGGAAAGATGGAAAGCAAGGAACGGTTTTAATCCAAAAGAACACAAAAATTTCAGCAGCCGAGATAGGTGTTTTGGCAACCGTTGGTAAATCGTTTGTAAAAGTTGCCAAACAACCTAAAGTAATGATTATTTCTACAGGTGATGAATTGGTTGCGGTAGATGAAATTCCTTTAGCACATCAAATAAGAAGAAGCAATGTATTTACTTTAGTTTCTTTGCTAGAACGTTTGAATATTACCGCAGAAACTGCGCATATTACCGATGACAAACCCTTATTAAAATCAAAAATTGAAAACTATTTACAAGAATATGACGTGCTGCTTTTTAGCGGAGCAGTAAGTAAAGGAAAGTTTGATTTTTTACCCGAAGTTTTTGAAGAATTACAAGTTGAAAAACGATTTCATAAAGTTGCACAAAGGCCAGGGAAACCTTTTTGGTTTGGAAGCACAGCTTCTTTAAGCAAGAATGAACAGCATGGTTATCAGCATGAAAAAAAACAAACAATTGTCTTTGGTTTTCCCGGAAACCCGATTTCAACTTTTGTAAATTGTTTGGTGTATTTTTATCCTTGGTATTTTAAATCTGTTGGTGTAGAGCATCAAAAGGAAACCGCAATCTTAGGGGAAGATGTTTCTTTTAAACCAAGTTTAACTTATTTTTTACAAGTAAGGTTAGTGTATAAATTTGGACATTTAGTTGCGTTTCCAATTTCAGGAAATGGATCTGGTGATTTAGCGAGTTTAGTGAAATCGGATGCTTTTATTCAATTACCAAGTGATCAAAGTGACTTTAAAAAAGGTGAAAATTATTCAATAATTAGGTATAGATAA
- a CDS encoding GRAM domain-containing protein gives MMKKEFEVILNWKQITLLAVSTTVLYGLILYLLNTAQSIEMVIIQAVIYGVSMTLFFIFLFPWFMKKFVGKRIDNIKPELLENEKIEEEIFANIFRGLEGVGGKIFLTNERLIFKSHSLNIQKGQTNIKYSDIVEVEKRKTMKTVDNGIKVITKEKKEYCFVINDRDTQLQRIQKRIA, from the coding sequence ATGATGAAAAAAGAATTTGAAGTTATATTGAATTGGAAACAAATAACTTTGTTAGCCGTTTCTACAACCGTATTGTATGGTTTAATATTGTATTTGTTAAATACAGCTCAAAGTATTGAAATGGTAATTATACAGGCTGTAATTTATGGTGTTTCGATGACGCTCTTCTTTATTTTTCTATTTCCTTGGTTTATGAAAAAATTTGTAGGAAAACGAATAGATAATATAAAGCCAGAGCTTCTTGAAAATGAAAAAATTGAAGAAGAAATTTTTGCAAACATATTTAGAGGATTAGAAGGTGTGGGAGGGAAAATATTCCTGACAAACGAAAGATTAATTTTTAAAAGTCATTCTTTAAATATCCAGAAAGGACAGACCAATATAAAATATTCAGATATCGTTGAAGTTGAAAAAAGAAAAACAATGAAAACTGTCGATAATGGTATAAAAGTAATTACTAAAGAAAAAAAAGAATATTGTTTTGTGATAAACGATAGAGATACTCAACTTCAACGAATTCAAAAAAGAATTGCTTAA